From Bradyrhizobium sp. 4:
GGATCGCGGCATTGCGCGCATAGCGCACGGGATCGCTGGTCAGCGGATTGTTGATGAAGGGATTGAGCCCGGTGATCTGGTCGGTGCCGCCGGGGACATAACGGCCGCCCATCCCCAACACGCGCATCGTCTTCAGCAGCGCCCGCGCCGGAAACGAGGTGGCGCGGCCGGGCAGGTCGATCATCGGCGCCGACAGCACCATGCGGTCGAACCAGCGCTTGCCCGCATGCGCCACCCGCAGCATCACCGTGCCGCCCATGGAGTGGGCGAGCGCGAAGAAGGGCGGCGGGCAATCCGGCAGCACCACCTGCTGCACGAAGGTCTCGACGTCGATCTCGAAATCGGCGAAGTCGCGAACATAGCCCTTGCGCGGATCGCGCAGGCGGCGCGAGGAGTGGCCCTGCCCGCGCCAGTCGATCATCGCCACCGCAAAACCGCGGTCGCGCAGGTCGCGCACGGTCTCAAAATATTTCTCGATCTGCTCGCTGCGTCCGGTGAAGACGCAGACGGTGCCCTTGCGGTTCGCCGGCGGCGCCCAGCGCGCAAAGCGCAGCTCGACGCCATCAGGGGTTTTGATGGTGCCGCTGACGACGTCTTCGGGAACGGGATTGGATGGTATCGAGACCAGCGTCATGATGGGGAGGGCTTGGGCACGAAGTGCTGCAAATCAGGGGGCGGGAGCGCCGAAAAGGCTAAGTATCCGCCCTCTTGAACGCCGTTCTCGTCAACCCATATCACCTTGGTGCAGGCCGCTACCAGTGTTTCGGAACCGGAACATCAGGCTGCACACAGACGAAAGCCCGGCCCGATTGGCGGGCGGGTTACTCAACAGTCGCTCAATGGAGGACTTGACCATGCGTACGTACGACCTGACCCCCTTCTACCGTTCCACCGTCGGCTTCGACCGCCTCTTCAACCTGCTCGACCAGGCCGGTTCGGACGGCAGCCCCGGTTATCCCCCCTACAATATCGAGCGCACCGGCGAGAACGACTACCGCATCACCGTTGCGGTCTCGGGCTTTGCCAAGGATGAGCTCTCCATCGTCGCGAAGGAAAACACGCTGACGATCAAGGGCGAAAAAGTCGCCAACGAGAACTCGAAGGCCGAAGTGCTGTACCGCGGCATCGCCGCGCGTGCTTTCGAGCGCGCATTCCAGCTTGCCGATTTCGTGCAGGTGAAGAACGCCTCGCTCGAGAACGGGCTGCTTCACGTCGACCTCGTCCGCGAGATTCCCGAGGCGAAGAAGCCGCGCCAGATCGCGATCAACACCGGTGCGCAGGGCGCACAGGTGATCGAGAACTCGGTAGCCGCGTAAATCACGGACGCCACTTCCAGGTTGCGAAAACGCCCCGGTGCCCCGGGGCGTTTTTTTGCGTGTTCAGTCGTTGGCTCGCGAAAGCTGCAAGTAGCCGCAAATCCTGCGGCCGGCAGCTGGTTTTCGGTTGAAATCGAAATACAGGTTTGGGTCTGTTGTTCTACGTTACCCACACACCGCATGAGCTCGCCTGCGTGTCTCGTACGCGCCCGACCAAGGCGGTTGTCACAGGTGAGTGACCAAGCGTAACGCCGCCGCTCCGCACACCGTCCTTTGAATATCGAACACAAAATGAGACGGAGAACGATCATGACACTTTGGCGCAGCCTTTTCGTCGCCGCGAGCCTGCTGGCGGCCCCCATCAGCCTTGCTCACGCACAGACCCCGCAAACGGTGAAGGCCAAGAACATCGTGCTGGTGCACGGCGCCTGGGCCGACGGCTCGAGCTGGTCGGAGGTGATCCCGATCCTCCAAGCCGCAGGCTTCAACGTAACTGCCGTGCAGAATCCACTGTCGTCGCTGTCGGACTCCGTCGAGGCGACCAAGCGCGCGCTGGCCGAGCAGGATGGTCCAACCGTGCTGGTCGCGCATTCCTGGGGCGGCACCGTCATCAGCCAGGTCGGCAACGACCCGAAGGTCACTGGCCTCGTCTATGTCGCCGCCCGCGCACCCGATGCCAACGAGGATTTCGTCGCCCTGTCCAAGCAATTCCCCGCGGGACCGGTGCGCACCGGCGTCGTCGAGCGCGACGGTTACACCAGGCTCTCGGAAGACGCCTTCCTGAAGTATTTCGCCAATGGCGTGAAGCCGGAGCAGGCGAAGGCGCTCTACGCGGTGCAATGGCCGACGGCCGCCTCGATCTTCGCCGGTCGCACCACAGAGGCGGCATGGCATTCCAAGCCGAGCTGGTACGCGGTGTCGAAGAGCGACGACACCATCAATCCCGATTTCGAACGCTTCCTCGCCAAGCGCATGAACGCCACCACGATCGAGCTCGACGCAGGCCACCTCTCGCTGGTGTCTCATCCGAAGGAGGTGGCGAATTTGATCCTGGAAGCGGCGGGGTATGGGCGGAGCTGAGCGGCGCTTGTCATGGTGCAAAGGCGCCTGAGTGCTCAGGCGCCTTTTGTTTTGCTCCGCTCTCTCCCCAACGTCGTCCTGGCGAAAGCCAGGACCCATTACCCCAAGGGGATGTTTGGCGAAGACTCGTCGTCCGGTACTCACACCACGAACAATCGACAGACCTCGCGGTATGGGTCCTGGCTTTCGCCAGGACGACACCGTTGGTGTGATGCGTAGCGTCCTAATCCAGCCCCTGCGCTGCCGGCATGTCCTGTGTCGGCAGGATGGTTGGAGCAGGTTTGGCCAGACCGACGGTTGGAGCAATGACCTGCGGCGCGGCCTCGGCGGGCTTTGCCGGCACGGCCGCCACGGTCTGCGTGGCAGGTTGAGCCTGCGCTGCCGGCTGCGTCGCCGGCTCGGCCGGCTTCGCCGCTGTGACCGGCGTCTCGCCGCGCGGCGGAGCCGCCTTGGGCAGCGGCACGGAGCGGCTGGCGACATGCGGAATCGGAGCCGGTGGGCGGGGCGGACCACTGCGGACCATGGTCGGCGGCGGCAGCGCGCTTTGCGGGCGGTAAGGCGCAACCGCAGGCTGCTCGTAGCCGGGCGCCATGCCGTAGGCGTCGGCAGCCGGCATGAAGCGCAAAATCCTTCCGTCGCGGGCATCGATCACCAGCCGGCCGTCCTCCCCGCGGCGGTCAATCACCGCGATGGTGTAGACGCTGCCGCGCAGGCGCGGGATGCCCAGTGGAGAGAAGCCGTTCTCGCGCAGCACCGCGTAGACCTCGGTCGACGGCAGCAGCACCGGGGCCGGCCCGCGTTCTTCGTAGCCATAGCTATAGCCGTAGCGCGGCGGAGGCGGCGCGGCCTCCGGCGGCGCATAGGGGCCGTCGAAATCCGAGACTGCGATCATCGCCCCTCGCGCTGGAACCTGCGCTTGAGCCGCGGTCGGGGCCAGCGCCAGCGTGGCGGCGGCCATACATCCTGTGAAAAACTTCATGGTCGAGACGCTCCTGTCAGGCCCCCGGATGGATCGCGCTCTTTCGCTTCTTGCGGCGTGGCGCGTCTTCCAGAGGGTTGATCCGAAGCTTCATTGGGGATTCCGGCGTCGGCGGGGCCGGATCAGGGCGTGTTTGCTTCTAAACCGGGGCCGCGCAACTTTTGGAAAGCGATCGATTGATCTATGGGGAATCGGGACTTGCGCGCGCTTGTGTGATAGACAAAAATTTGGCAAGGTGACGGTTAGGACAGGAAGACTGTCTCAATTTTGCTTGCGGTTCCGGCATAGGGATTGCAACGAAAGTCGGTGCTTTCGAGCGCCAGGAAGGCAACAGGCAAAGCCGTTCTCGGGGACGAAGAACGCCTTGGCCTGAATTTAAGAAAATGCGGCTCGCGAGCGGACGAGCGGTGACCCAGAAGCGGGTGCCGCGGGACGCCCAAGGTGCGCCGAAGATGGCGGTGAGGCAGCTTGCCGCATGGAGAGGACGAGAACATGAACGGGTCGCAAGTCGAGCGCGGAAACATCGTGGCAGAACAACTGTCGGCGACGGTCGCCTCGAAAACGACCGATCCGATTCAGGAACACAATTCACGGCCGCCGGCCGTAGGCCTCTACGATCCGAGCCTGGAAAAAGATTCCTGCGGCGTCGGCTTCATCGCCAACATCAAGGGCCAGAAGTCGCACGAGATCGTTGCGGACGCGCTCAGCATCCTCTGCAACCTCGAGCACCGCGGCGCCGTCGGCGCCGACCCGCGCGCCGGTGACGGCGCCGGCATTCTGGTGCAGATCCCGCATGCGTTCTTCAGCCGCAAGGCGAAGGAGCTCGGCTTCGCGCTGCCCAATCCGGGCGAATACGCCATCGGCGCGCTTTTCATGCCGCGCGACACCGCGTGGCGCAACGTCATCAAGAGCATCATCGCCCACCAGATCAAGGAAGAGGGCCTGACGCTGCTCGGCTGGCGCGACGTGCCGACCGACAATTCCTCGCTCGGCGTCACCGTGAAGCCGACCGAGCCCGCCTGCATGCAGGTGTTCATCGGCCGCAACGGCACCGCCAAGACCGAGGACGATTTCGAGCGCCGGCTCTACATCCTGCGCAAGTCGATCTCGCAGGCCATCTATCAGCGCCGCGACCGCGGCCTCGCCGGCTATTATCCCTGCTCGATGTCCTGCCGCACCGTGATCTACAAGGGCATGTTCCTCGCCGACCAGCTCGGCAAGTACTATCCCGATTTGCACGAGAAGGATTTCGAGAGCGCGCTGGCGCTCGTGCACCAGCGTTTCTCGACCAACACCTTCCCGGCGTGGTCGCTGGCGCATCCCTACCGCATGATCGCGCATAACGGCGAGATCAACACGCTGCGCGGCAACGTCAACTGGATGGCGGCGCGCCAGGCCTCAGTGAGCTCCGAGCTGTACGGCAAGGATATCAACCGGCTCTGGCCGATCTCCTACGAAGGCCAGTCGGACACCGCCTGCTTCGACAACGCGCTCGAATTCCTGGTGCAGGGCGGCTACTCGCTGCCGCACGCCGTCATGATGATGATTCCGGAGGCGTGGGCCGGCAATCCCTTGATGGATGAGAAGCGCCGCGCCTTCTACGAATATCACGCAGCCCTGATGGAGCCGTGGGACGGCCCCGCCGCGATCGCCTTCACCGACGGCCGCCAGATCGGTGCCA
This genomic window contains:
- a CDS encoding alpha/beta hydrolase, which encodes MTLVSIPSNPVPEDVVSGTIKTPDGVELRFARWAPPANRKGTVCVFTGRSEQIEKYFETVRDLRDRGFAVAMIDWRGQGHSSRRLRDPRKGYVRDFADFEIDVETFVQQVVLPDCPPPFFALAHSMGGTVMLRVAHAGKRWFDRMVLSAPMIDLPGRATSFPARALLKTMRVLGMGGRYVPGGTDQITGLNPFINNPLTSDPVRYARNAAILEEDPTLGLASPTVAWADTAFRAMNTFKGKNYPSDIRQPILMLAASSDTVVSIAAIEEFAYHLRAGSHLVIAGAKHEILQEQDRYRSQFWAAFDAFVPGTPLFK
- a CDS encoding Hsp20 family protein, with product MRTYDLTPFYRSTVGFDRLFNLLDQAGSDGSPGYPPYNIERTGENDYRITVAVSGFAKDELSIVAKENTLTIKGEKVANENSKAEVLYRGIAARAFERAFQLADFVQVKNASLENGLLHVDLVREIPEAKKPRQIAINTGAQGAQVIENSVAA
- a CDS encoding alpha/beta hydrolase, encoding MTLWRSLFVAASLLAAPISLAHAQTPQTVKAKNIVLVHGAWADGSSWSEVIPILQAAGFNVTAVQNPLSSLSDSVEATKRALAEQDGPTVLVAHSWGGTVISQVGNDPKVTGLVYVAARAPDANEDFVALSKQFPAGPVRTGVVERDGYTRLSEDAFLKYFANGVKPEQAKALYAVQWPTAASIFAGRTTEAAWHSKPSWYAVSKSDDTINPDFERFLAKRMNATTIELDAGHLSLVSHPKEVANLILEAAGYGRS